The Chloroflexota bacterium DNA segment TATCTCCAGGTTTGCTGTAGGGAAACCCAATTGTCTGCCCCGTTCCGCACCGTGCCCTACCCGCCCGATGAGAGCGTGAGGACGCCCCAATAGCCGCTTGGCTTTTGCGGTGTCACCTTTAGCCAGAGCTTGGCGAATGGAGGTGCTGCTTACTACCTCTCCGTTGATTATCTTGGGGGGAATGACGTCCACCCAGAAACCCAGCTCCTTTCCCAGAGAGTGAAGGGCAGAAACATCCCCTTCTCTACTTCGCCCCAGGGCGAAGTCTGGGCCGATGACTAGCCCCCGCATCTTGAGATGCTTTTGCAGCAGGGCGACAAAATCCCGAGATGGCAAATGAGCTACTTCGGGAGTGAAAGACAGGGGGACAACAAGCTCAATCCCGAGGTTATGGAGGAGCCTGATGCGCTCTTCCAGGCTAGTTAGACGGGGCAGGCGCGTCTGGGGTGATAATACCTCCACAGGGTGATTGCGGAAAGTCACCACACCGGGAAGATAGTCCCTTACTAGGGCCTGCCTTTTGAGATAGTCTATTAGCTGCTGGTGTCCCAGATGGACACCGTCAAAAACGCCAATAGTGAGCACAGTCTCTTGGCGAGGGGCAAACGCAGCCAGCTCCGCCTCGATCTGCATACCCTGTCTTTCCTCAGCCTCCTTTGCCGGCTACCCTGCGTCCCACTGAGGCAGCCACTGGGGCCAGTTGGGCCATAAGCCTCTCGAACTGCTCAAAGTCAAGGGATTGGGCACCGTCTTTGAGAGCGGTATCAGGCGTGGGGTGAACTTCTATAAGCAGGCCATTTGCCCCGGCGGCTACGGCAGCCAGGGCCAGAGGAGCCACCAGTTCCCGCCTCCCGGTGCCGTGACTTGGGTCAGCGATAATCGGCAGGTGACTCAGCTTCTGAATGCTGGGGATGGCGCTGATATCCAGCGTGTTGCGCGTATAAGTTTCGAAGGTTCTGATGCCTCTTTCGCACAGGATCACCTGGCGATTGCCTTCAGATAGGACATATTCTACTGCGAGTAACCATTCCTCCAGGGTGGCCGACATGCCTCTCTTGAGTAGCACAGGCTTCTGGGTCTTTCCCACTTCGTCCAGGAGGATAAAGTTCTGCATGTTGCGCGCTCCTACCTGGAGAATGTCGGCGTACTGTACTACGAGCTGGACGTCCGCCGGGGTGAGCACCTCCGTCACCAGGGGTAAACCAGTTTCCTCTTTAGCACTGGCCAGAATCTTCAGCCCTTCTTCGCCCAAGCCGCGAAAGCTATAAGGGGAGGTGCTGGGTTTGAAGGCCCCGCCGCGCAAGACGCTGGCTCCGGCGGCCTTCACCGCTCGCGCGGTGCTGATGGCCTGATCCTCTGTTTCCACGGCGCAAGGGCCAGCCATTACCACTACCTCGTTTCCACCGATACTGACATTGCCAATCTTTATCACCGTATCCTCGGGCTGAAATTCGCGGCTGGAGAGCTTGTACGGCTTGCCAATGCGCACCACCTCCTCCACCCCGGGCATCAGTGCCAGGCTCTCACGCAGATCCTGAAACATAGGGGATACACCTACTACCCCGATCACCGTCCGTTCTACACCTTCAGACAAGTGAGCCTGCAGACCAGCGGCCTCAATCCGCTTGACAATATCAGCGATTTCTTTTTCTCCGGACTTCTTATTCATGACTACAATCATGTTTC contains these protein-coding regions:
- the aroF gene encoding 3-deoxy-7-phosphoheptulonate synthase; the protein is MIVVMNKKSGEKEIADIVKRIEAAGLQAHLSEGVERTVIGVVGVSPMFQDLRESLALMPGVEEVVRIGKPYKLSSREFQPEDTVIKIGNVSIGGNEVVVMAGPCAVETEDQAISTARAVKAAGASVLRGGAFKPSTSPYSFRGLGEEGLKILASAKEETGLPLVTEVLTPADVQLVVQYADILQVGARNMQNFILLDEVGKTQKPVLLKRGMSATLEEWLLAVEYVLSEGNRQVILCERGIRTFETYTRNTLDISAIPSIQKLSHLPIIADPSHGTGRRELVAPLALAAVAAGANGLLIEVHPTPDTALKDGAQSLDFEQFERLMAQLAPVAASVGRRVAGKGG
- a CDS encoding bifunctional riboflavin kinase/FAD synthetase: MQIEAELAAFAPRQETVLTIGVFDGVHLGHQQLIDYLKRQALVRDYLPGVVTFRNHPVEVLSPQTRLPRLTSLEERIRLLHNLGIELVVPLSFTPEVAHLPSRDFVALLQKHLKMRGLVIGPDFALGRSREGDVSALHSLGKELGFWVDVIPPKIINGEVVSSTSIRQALAKGDTAKAKRLLGRPHALIGRVGHGAERGRQLGFPTANLEINSSQALPSDGVYATRAKVAGHSHPSVTNIGVRPTFGEGERTVEVYLIDFEGTFYGQELRLELIEHLRAEKRFPNPEELKAQISRDVQQARSILETQK